The following proteins are co-located in the Halictus rubicundus isolate RS-2024b chromosome 1, iyHalRubi1_principal, whole genome shotgun sequence genome:
- the Tio gene encoding zinc finger domain-containing protein tiptop isoform X3: protein MSPRCPSRDSRESSGPATGSPPPPATRSSASPVSPSGIVPLPLGGHPLLPPHSAAMMAAYLQQTHQRLLLGHSPLSRGSVSPLVSSSCSPPAATPGLLVSPSSVGEVSPSATPLPAVLDFSTRKASSTEDDEDEQILNLSKPPTPSSSTETNNGPLDLSVPSRKRPGPEDSPPPPVRKSSRLASGSAAAAAAAAVAAATAAHQDPAQAVAAAAAAGFGRPPVVSPWTSPVVASHFPYFAAAVAAAATSQQQLSPKSTAGVVVDHHQLWNGKLKPPSTLENKYQPSEATKALEKMSELSKLGGEDLFRSTSGNGAGGGSSGVTAGSGGGGGAGAGAGAGNVSGSTSGSRHSAWQSHWLNKGADQAKDVLKCVWCKQSFPTLAAMTTHMKEAKHCGVNMPVPPSGSALHSQQSNVPNIPTPQPPHQPQTTSSGNAGSGPGAGGSATPSSKQSPSELNLLIKETMPLPRKLVRGQDVWLGKGAEQTRQILKCMWCGQSFRSLAEMTSHMQQTQHYTNIISQEQIISWKSSDENKSGGGGSGGSGSGSVAGGGGGGGGGGGTTVPGGNAGSTGPHAGSTGAPGSGATSSHVSAVLTCKVCDQAFSSLKELSNHMVKNSHYKEHIMRSITESGGRRRQTREKRKKSLPVRKLLELERAQNEFKNGDAATGLGHGLGKHAGRITCEKCGDKIETTIFVDHIRQCIGAGTVSANQRNFLKNALMSNHLSATLPPTESGRKSANDESSPLSSSRHHRSPSSASDATTPGKDTPTPTANESTGSSSSPSVLNAIEKLIEKSFDSRARHGAPGLHHAQPGAPMGTSILKRLGIDESVDYTKPLVDPQTMNLLRSYQQQQQQQQQQQHYSTSMAARRERSGSESSSVSERGSGGRTDAMTPERRLDLSAVGHSERHSSHHHRVTPDKQLVPQSLTAGRHHPATEESGDEESSAAATTAASTSASGGLGGGGSTTSSATPTATASASAPSSASATVVVKKEPKDEDTDERAIAEEEQQSQSQASGREVYVKKEIVDDCRDEDDQSSFNHRRAGSGSLHESAEEGREVLSPRINPPTPRSTGQMEQLVRSPCRNSTSSPTSSDRSVTPRGTPDTKGSSSLGALSSMFDSLSGGGSGGGGGAGGGGGGNAGGAVDSHGRKASSHPLAALQKLCDKTETRGGSGSGGSGGGGSSGGSGVSGSGSSGRSAGGPGSTSGLGSAAGGGVGATGPGSGTTPGAILAFSWACNDAVVTADSIMKCAFCDTPFISKGAYRHHLSKMHFVKDGVIPDPLTIGRSAAAAAAAAAAAAAAAVSQNPAAGPATGHSSSSPPTSQRNKSPPLSQANGSPSQSAASPLEESPHSKFLKYTELAKQLSSKYV from the coding sequence CCCGCCGCCACCCCCGGCCTCCTGGTCTCGCCGAGCAGCGTCGGCGAGGTCTCGCCATCGGCCACCCCGCTGCCCGCGGTCCTCGATTTCAGCACGAGAAAAGCCTCCTCGACggaggacgacgaggacgagcAGATCCTGAATTTGAGCAAACCACCGACCCCCTCCTCGTCGACGGAAACGAACAACGGGCCATTGGATCTGTCGGTGCCGAGCAGGAAACGACCGGGCCCGGAAGACTCGCCGCCTCCGCCGGTTCGCAAGTCGTCGCGATTGGCGTCCGGTTCCGCCGCGGCCGCAGCAGCGGCAGCGGTCGCGGCCGCCACCGCGGCTCATCAAGACCCGGCGCAGGctgtggcggcggcggctgccgcCGGATTCGGTAGGCCGCCCGTCGTATCGCCGTGGACGTCGCCCGTGGTCGCCTCGCATTTCCCCTATTTCGCCGCGGCGGTAGCGGCCGCCGCCACTAGTCAGCAGCAACTCTCGCCGAAGAGCACCGCCGGCGTCGTGGTGGACCACCATCAGCTCTGGAACGGCAAGCTCAAGCCACCGTCCACCCTGGAGAACAAGTACCAGCCCAGCGAGGCGACCAAAGCGCTCGAGAAGATGAGCGAGCTGAGCAAATTGGGCGGCGAGGATCTCTTCAGATCGACATCCGGCAACGGGGCGGGTGGTGGATCCAGCGGCGTGACGGCCggtagcggcggcggcggcggtgcaggagccggtgccggtgccgggAACGTGTCCGGTTCGACGTCCGGCAGTCGTCACAGCGCGTGGCAGTCCCACTGGTTGAACAAGGGTGCCGATCAGGCCAAGGACGTGCTCAAGTGCGTCTGGTGCAAGCAGAGCTTCCCCACGTTGGCCGCGATGACCACGCACATGAAGGAGGCGAAACACTGCGGCGTGAACATGCCCGTACCGCCCTCCGGATCCGCGCTCCATTCCCAGCAGAGCAACGTGCCGAACATCCCGACACCTCAGCCGCCTCATCAGCCTCAGACCACGTCGAGCGGTAACGCGGGTAGCGGCCCGGGGGCCGGAGGGTCCGCGACGCCGAGCAGCAAGCAGAGCCCGTCGGAACTGAATCTGTTGATCAAGGAGACGATGCCGTTGCCGAGAAAGTTGGTCCGCGGACAAGACGTCTGGCTGGGCAAAGGTGCCGAGCAGACCAGACAGATTCTCAAGTGCATGTGGTGCGGCCAGAGCTTCCGCTCCCTCGCCGAGATGACGTCGCACATGCAACAAACACAGCACTACACCAACATCATCTCCCAGGAGCAGATCATCTCGTGGAAGTCCTCGGACGAGAACAAGAGCGGCGGCGGTGGAAGCGGCGGTAGCGGCAGCGGGTCCGTGGCCGGtggaggcggcggcggcggcggtggcggtggaaCCACAGTCCCTGGCGGTAACGCCGGCTCTACCGGCCCCCACGCCGGAAGTACCGGTGCCCCGGGTTCCGGCGCGACCAGCAGTCACGTCAGCGCGGTGCTGACTTGCAAGGTTTGCGATCAAGCGTTCAGCTCGTTGAAGGAGCTGAGCAATCACATGGTCAAGAATTCCCACTACAAGGAACACATTATGCGCTCGATCACCGAGAGCGGGGGCCGCCGTCGGCAGACAAGGGAGAAGCGCAAGAAGTCGTTGCCGGTGAGGAAACTGTTGGAGCTGGAGCGAGCGCAGAACGAATTCAAGAACGGCGACGCCGCCACGGGTCTCGGCCACGGTCTCGGGAAACACGCGGGCCGCATAACTTGCGAAAAGTGCGGCGACAAGATCGAGACGACCATCTTCGTCGATCATATCCGACAGTGTATCGGCGCGGGAACGGTCAGCGCGAACCAACGGAACTTTCTGAAGAACGCGTTGATGTCGAACCACCTGTCGGCGACGTTACCGCCGACCGAGAGCGGGCGGAAGAGCGCGAACGACGAGAGCTCGCCGCTGTCCTCCTCGAGGCACCATCGGTCTCCTTCGTCGGCCAGCGACGCGACCACTCCCGGCAAGGACACGCCGACACCGACCGCCAACGAGTCCACCGGCAGTTCCTCCTCCCCGTCCGTTCTGAACGCCATCGAGAAGCTGATCGAGAAGAGCTTCGACTCCCGTGCGAGGCACGGGGCGCCGGGTTTGCATCACGCCCAACCGGGAGCACCGATGGGCACGAGCATCCTGAAGCGACTGGGAATCGACGAGAGCGTCGACTACACGAAACCTCTTGTCGACCCGCAAACGATGAACCTCCTGCGATCGTaccaacagcagcaacagcaacaacaacagcaacaacactACTCGACGAGCATGGCGGCCCGAAGAGAACGCAGCGGAAGCGAGTCCAGCTCGGTGTCGGAACGCGGAAGCGGCGGAAGAACTGACGCGATGACGCCCGAGAGGCGGCTCGATCTCTCCGCGGTCGGTCATTCGGAAAGGCATTCGTCCCATCATCATCGCGTCACGCCGGACAAGCAGCTGGTTCCACAGAGTTTAACAGCGGGACGCCATCACCCGGCCACGGAAGAATCCGGAGACGAGGAATCGTCCGCGGCCGCGACCACCGCCGCTTCAACTTCCGCTTCCGGGGGATTGGGAGGTGGCGGCTCGACGACATCGTCGGCGACACCGACAGCGACCGCATCCGCGTCCGCGCCGTCTTCCGCCTCGGCGACGGTGGTCGTCAAGAAGGAGCCGAAGGACGAGGACACCGACGAACGGGCCATCGCCGAGGAGGAACAACAGTCGCAGTCGCAAGCGAGCGGTCGAGAGGTGTACGTGAAGAAGGAGATCGTGGACGATTGCAGGGACGAGGATGATCAGAGCTCGTTCAATCATCGTCGGGCCGGTAGCGGCAGCTTGCACGAGAGCGCGGAGGAGGGGCGAGAGGTGTTGTCGCCTCGAATAAATCCGCCGACTCCGAGATCCACCGGTCAGATGGAGCAGCTGGTTCGCAGTCCCTGCAGAAACAGTACCAGCAGTCCGACGAGCAGCGACCGATCGGTTACGCCGCGCGGCACGCCCGATACCAAAGGCTCGAGCAGCCTGGGCGCTCTTTCCTCCATGTTCGACAGCTTGTCGGGCGGCGGGAGCGGCGGAGGCGGCGGagcaggcggcggcggcggaggaaACGCCGGCGGCGCGGTCGACTCGCACGGCCGCAAGGCGAGCAGCCATCCGTTGGCGGCGTTGCAGAAGCTCTGCGACAAAACCGAGACGAGAGGCGGAAGCGGCAGCGGCGGGAGCGGAGGCGGAGGCAGCAGCGGAGGAAGCGGCGTCAGCGGTAGCGGAAGCAGCGGCAGGTCCGCCGGCGGGCCTGGCTCGACGTCGGGCCTGGGATCGGCCGCGGGCGGCGGAGTTGGAGCCACCGGGCCGGGATCCGGAACCACGCCGGGCGCCATCTTGGCGTTCAGCTGGGCGTGCAACGACGCCGTGGTAACCGCCGACTCTATCATGAAATGCGCCTTCTGCGACACGCCGTTCATCTCGAAGGGCGCGTACAGGCACCACCTCTCGAAGATGCACTTCGTGAAGGACGGCGTGATCCCGGACCCGTTAACGATAGGCCGATCGGCCGCGGCGGCCGCGGCTGCAGCTGCCGCGGCCGCAGCGGCCGCTGTCTCCCAGAACCCCGCGGCGGGCCCTGCGACCGGTCACAGTTCTTCCTCGCCGCCGACGTCCCAACGCAACAAGTCGCCGCCGCTTTCGCAGGCGAACGGTAGCCCGTCACAGTCAGCGGCCTCTCCTCTCGAGGAGAGCCCGCACTCGAAATTTCTCAAGTATACGGAGCTGGCCAAACAGTTGTCCAGCAAGTACGTATAG